The Syntrophales bacterium genome contains a region encoding:
- the ybgF gene encoding tol-pal system protein YbgF encodes MKKCIFLLFAFFIVSIGCATNQDLKKVQQNLRGEILDLQKEVKESVESSKSLRKGQADISADMTDLRDDVQKFRGVVEELNRDVQTVRKENNAGAAISKQLKEISFRINYIENFLGIGEKKKPLEGVEKKEKGDITPKDTTKENVDKEAAYSAAYKTFKEGKYDGAMVQFQRFLKLFPDTEYSDNAQFWIGECYFFKEDYEKAILEYQKVIKNYSRGNKVSYALLKQGQSFLRLGDKSSAKLLLQQVIKDYPNTNQAKTARAKLTEIK; translated from the coding sequence TTGAAAAAGTGTATATTTCTTCTTTTTGCATTCTTTATTGTATCCATTGGCTGTGCTACGAATCAGGATTTGAAGAAGGTTCAACAAAATCTTAGAGGGGAAATACTTGATCTGCAAAAGGAAGTGAAAGAGAGTGTTGAGTCAAGCAAATCTTTACGGAAAGGGCAGGCCGATATATCTGCCGATATGACTGATCTGAGAGACGATGTTCAAAAATTCAGGGGAGTTGTTGAGGAATTGAATAGAGATGTCCAGACTGTACGTAAGGAGAACAATGCTGGTGCGGCTATCAGCAAACAGTTAAAGGAAATCTCCTTCAGAATAAATTACATAGAAAATTTCCTCGGAATAGGCGAGAAAAAAAAGCCTCTGGAAGGTGTTGAAAAAAAGGAAAAAGGAGATATCACCCCAAAGGATACAACGAAGGAAAATGTAGATAAAGAGGCGGCATACTCGGCGGCTTACAAAACTTTTAAAGAGGGAAAATACGACGGGGCAATGGTTCAGTTTCAAAGATTCCTGAAACTGTTTCCGGACACAGAGTATTCAGATAATGCCCAATTCTGGATCGGGGAATGTTACTTCTTTAAAGAGGATTATGAAAAGGCAATCCTCGAATATCAAAAGGTTATTAAAAACTATTCCCGGGGGAATAAGGTCTCTTATGCATTGTTAAAACAGGGGCAGTCCTTTTTGAGACTTGGTGATAAATCAAGCGCCAAACTTCTCTTGCAGCAGGTTATAAAAGATTATCCCAATACAAACCAGGCCAAAACAGCAAGAGCGAAGTTGACTGAAATCAAGTAA